aagaagaagatggagaaaaaaattattttgagatgggtgaatatggagaaaaaacatccTCTGGGTACCGAAGTATGCTTGTAACTTAGTGAATGTTGttataaatggcctaaaatatcttcaaaatcaaaattgtaacaaaaaaatttcaaccaggtcaacaaagttcggttagattatatgaagaacatgtagccGAACTTTCTGCAATtgcagttcggttaataaatcagaaatcacaggcaaccgaaccagagctttaatggagtttttgtttgttcgactagctgatgaaaaatcaaatgtaGCCGAACTACTATGCTTGAGTTTAGAGAGTTTGTTCGATTCAGTCGACTCGACCacgttgtaaccgaactttaaacaacagagttcggtaagttcgcaaaaaaaattttttttgcgattaaacagaactcaacatttggctatacagagaagagttcggttttgaaattatttttgcgagttaaccgaactcattatataggttttctgagtaaagttcggttaggatttttttttgcgattaaaccgaactgaacatttggctatatagagaagagttcgttattgaaattatttttgcgactcaaccgaactcaggtgttcggttaggcaaaaaaaaattcttagccgtagtgttcttcgtgttcttcattttttaaaagttcggttataaaactagggtttttttcaaaattatcctaaccgaacttactactgtaacctccaaattcaacatattttgatgactacgactcaaaattttcaatcaaaaacgaattagaagtaatgggtttgtgggaaaatatttatggatatgtttgtttataaaagattgattaatcgacgatgaaaactcAATGAATCGACgatgatgaaaatttgatgatttttgattagatttgtatacgatcaggtttagatgatcatatattgatgaagaagagaagaagaaaaattgtagaatagaggaagaagaagtcgTAGATTAGTTATAATTCTAATTAGGTAAAAGGGTAAACTAGTCATCTCCACCTTCTAGAACATCCCTTATAATTATAAGGAAGgtggcctaatcaaatcatgttccCCTCAAAAAacccatggtcccaaaaaatgatTCTTATTGAATATATCATGTGACCCAAAATCAGTTTTGTGGCCTGAAATTTCCTTAATTAGTGCCGAGAATTGTTTGTATGCCCAAAATCTGCAAAATTGTCACTGTGACCCGCATCGTCACCCTAACCCAAAATctttattttgataattttttaACAGAAAAACCTTGAGTCTGATACAAAATCTTTCTCATGACCTCAAAAATTTGTGCGACTCAAATTGTGGTCCATGACTCAAAATTTGCACCATCACCTCATCCAAATTGTTGGTGTTCTTGTTAACATCCATACCCACATAAGAGGGATGTTGGTGGTAGATGCAATTGGATTTCATTTCATGTACCcaaacaaataaacaaaaaaagacaaagaaaaaaaaaacacagaagaAATTGGATTTCGGATTGGATTTGTTCAAAGCAGATCCACTAAAGTGCGTCTAATCTAGGCAGGCCCAAGACCATCCAACAGGTAGGTGATCAGAGTGCATGCATGATTTCAACCATTTGACCAGTTGTTGGTGCCTCGtgcatgcatgcatgcatgcTAACTATCAAGTCATATGAAACGCTAGCTACTTTCAAAACCACAATTGTGATTCGTCACCGCAAAAGTTGTGTAGACAGAAAGAGATGTTCTGCTAATTCTAACCAAACACCAAAATAAaaccaacaattataattgttaaggAATGGAAGATGGTGGTGGGTGGTGAATTGATCAGCTAGAAATTTTAGTGACCGAAAGAGGTGGCAAAAGAAATTCACaaggaagagaaaaagaaaagaaaagaaaaaaagaaacagatCTAAAAACATAATCTGAGAAATGTTAGGATCAACAACAACGCCAGCAACAAATAAATTCTTCCATGAATCGGTGTTGATTGTTGGATTAATCGGTGTTCAAATCGTCTATTCTGTATACTCAGTGATCATGAGCAATCTAATGGCACTTGGTCTCTCCCCTCTCTTCCTCGTCATTTATTGCAGTTTTGCAACCTCTTTATTCTTATTCCCTCTCTGCGTATATTTCGAAAGGTAAGTCTTATGGCGTTCCAATCCAATGTTTTCCCATGCAGAGAAATTTAATTTCGTTTTGAttaccataagacttgctcttcgCGGATTTAATTATTATTCTTGGTTGTCGTTGCTACTTTgctattgttaataattttgtttatgttttttGTTTACTTTTAAAGGAGCAAGTGGCCCAAAGAATTCAGCACCAAATTGTTGGGACAACTGCTGTTGATTTCATTTGGAGGGTAAGAATTTATATATCATATTAATTCTTGCATTGGCTTGTATTAGCAAATTTATCATATTATATTGGCTTCCATTTGAAGGGTAACTTTGTTCCAGTCCCTACTATTAGTTGGAGTTAAGAAAACTTCTCCAGCAATCGCTTGTGCCATGCCCAATCTAGCTCCAGGGATCATCTTTGTCATTGCTTGGGCACTCAGGTACTACTACTAGTTCGCGGCTCATTTGCGACACTACCTATTAGTATATTTGTGATCTTTAATAGCCATACAAATTATCCAAGCCTTTATGTAGGTTTGAAAAGGTGAATCTTAGTTGCATGTATAGTAAAGTTAAGATCTTGGGGACTTGCATTTGTGTTATTGGAGCAATTACAATGAGCATTTTCTACGCGCCTGGAGCAACCTCAGAGAGCACCAGTCCGAACGATGAAATCAACGAGGAAGTCAAGCTTGTTGGTATCATATGTCTCATGACAGCAATCCTTGTCTTGTCATGTGTTGTTGTCTTACAGGTGTGTAAAACTTGCTTACAGCCATTAAGACTTCATTATTAGGTTACGTATTGATCTCTAAATACATTTTATAATAGTGCATTAGCTAACTGCTTGTGTTGAAAACAGGCTGCAACTTTGGGTGATTTCCCTGCACCTATGACTCTCTGTGCCATAACTTCTTTCGCTGGTGCTATTCTAACAGCAGTAGTAAAGATGGTTGAAGAACGAGGATTAGTCACAGCCAATAATATTGTGCGCACCGGGGATCTTGTTGGGTATGCTATACTGGTAAATATCTTCACACCGCCCCAATTTAACCGAGTTGCGTGAATTTGCATGGATGAAGCGAGCCAATGGCAAATGTTTTGTATAGCATAAACTGAAGTGCTTCAATTTGTGGTGAATGTCTAGGGAGGTATTGTAAGTGGAGCTTGTACGAGTTTTAATGCATGGGCAATGAAGAGAAAAGGGCCAGTATATGTGTCTACATTCAACCCCATCGGAACTGTCTCTTCTGTCATCCTCTCTGCTCTGACCTTAGGGGACTCTGTCAGTCTAGGAAGGTATGCTCTCTTTTGATATCACCTCAAAGGATCTTTTCTAACCTTTCGACTCGAATAAAGATAACCACAATGTACTATGGGTGGATTCTGCAGCGTGTGCGGTATGTTCATGATGTTCACTGGCCTGTACTTTGTGTTATGGGctaagaagaaagaaaatgtcGTGGGCAGTGATGATGTATCAGTATTACCAAAAAGTTACGAATCAGAAAAACCACTCTTATGCTAGAGCCGCAAGCATTGGGTTAGGCATAGCGTATATATGCTGCATTAAAGGTAAGAggcggcaaaaaaaaaaaagaacatcccACTATGTAAGTTAAATAACCTTTAAAAACTAGTTAGCAAGTGGATACAGTTGCACCTACTTTCCCTAAGCTAAATGTGCCCCCGAATCCGTCCCTGTTATTGAGAGTATCAGTTGTAAAGCTTAGTCAGatttatatagatttattttctaTCGTTTGGGaacttttattatttttccccctTGGATGATGTTTTACATAATATGAGGTAGGTTGTTCACATAATAAAGTGTGTACACTGTGGTGGATCTATGTAAATATATACTGCCCAAGAAGTTTTGTATATGTTGTGCTCAAGTTTCGAGGCCATTTTAAACTTTGATCGAACAGTTTTAGACAGACGGATTTCAAAACATCCTGAGAACCTAAAAATGAAATCATCCTCGGGAGACATTTATTTTGGCTATTAACAAATTCTGCAGCATGGAGCATTTTATCATAGGCCATTGTAACAACACCGGGAAAATATTGCAGAATGATATCCTTAAAATACACACACGGGCTAGAATCAAGTTTAGacatcaacaaaacaagagtACATATTGCAGTCATAATACGATATCTTCATTCCCATTATATTAAATCTAGAACCACATTAACCATGCATCACCGAATTTTCATAGATAAAAGAAATAACTAACAGAGAGCAGCCTGGTACAAATCAAACCCGTACTCTTTCAAAGAGTTCTAACGGGGAACAGAAAAACGGGAAATGACAAAGAGGATGATTACCAAACAAAGAACCGCTCCAAGCACAACAGCAAGAACAAAGATCGCAGAAATacggatcaagatgaagatgaagatttctgaAGAAAGTGTGAATCCAAGCACAAGAGAAAGAACTAAGCTCGTAGAAAACCGGGTCATGATGAAGAGGCCGATTATCAAAGAAATCAATACTCCAAATGAAACAGCAAGAAGAAAGCTTGTTGAGTTTGTTGGACAAGAGACAGAACCTAACATCACTTGCATACTATCAACCATTGTTATACAGAAGAACACTTGACCGACTAAAGCAATAGTTGCAGAAATGAACATCCAAGAACGGATAACAATCTCATGCAGACTACTAACTAAAGCAATAGTCTACATTCAACCCCATCGGAACCGTATCTTCTGTCATCCTACCTTAGGGGACTCTATCAGTCTAGGAAGGTATGCTCTCTTCTGATCTCACCTCAAAGGATCTTTTCTAACCCTTGGCTCAAAATAAAGATAACCAAAATGTGAATGGATGGATTTTGCAGCGTGTGCGGTATGTTCTTGATGTTCACTGGTCTGTACTTTGTGTTATGGGCTAAGaagaaagaaaattacgaatcagaAAAGCCACTCTTATGCTAGAGCCTCAAGTTTTGGGTTAGTCAACGGTTGAGCCATGATTAAAGGTAAGAGATGACAAAAAAGAAAATCCCACGATGTGAAGCAAAAACCTTATATAGATAACTTTTAAAAACTACTTAGCAAGTGGAGACAGTTGCACCTACTTTCCCAAAGCTAAATGTATCCCTGAGTCCGCCCCTGACATCGAGAGTATGAGTAGTGAAGCTTAGTCAGATTTATGTAGATTTTATTTTCTATCATTTGTGaacttttattatttttcctctttagatgatgttttacgTATGGCGTAGGTTGTTCACATAATCATGTTTGTACGTTGTTGGTGGATCTATGGATTTgcagtggatttcaaaatatcCTGAGAACCTAAAATGAACTCCTCCTCGGGACtgaattttcaaattcaaatttaatAAAGTCGGCCGAGTTGGCAATATTTTTCATCACGGCCAGTTTAAAAATGACCATCTTTTCCACATATTTCAAACTCTCATTCATCAATCTTAGGAAATTGAATAACTATACCTGAAATTACAGGTAGGAGTAGCTGGTGAACTTTGCACAACTCAATAAGTGGTTATATGATTTTTGCACAACATTATTAGCAAAGAAAAATGATATACCAGATACAAACACGTTAATTTGTTACTAGTTATTAGCTAACGATGACATAGTGTGTTTTCGACCCTCTATTTCCTGTTTATATTTATGCAAATTGGTTTCTTTTCAAGAATGATTGGATTATCCACAAAGAAATACTGACAGacgtaaaacaaaaaaaaaagtgagaatGCATGGAACATACACATACTGCATTTCTCAAGTTAGGTCTACTGGTCTAGGGACATCCGGACTATCACAGGAGACATTTATTCGGCTATTAACAAATTCCGCAACATGATCATAGGCCATTGTAAAAACACCGGGAAAATATTGCAGAATTATATCCTCAAAGTACACACAAGTTAGAATCAAATTTAGACATCAACAAGGAAGATGCTACATTTTTCGGTGAAACAACAATATCTTCATTCCCATTCTATTAAATCAAGAACCACACTAACATTATCGAATTAATTTTCATACATAAGAGAAATATTTAAACTTATAGCAGATTCTCTTAATTAAAAAAGTGTTTAAAGTAAAGAGTCTACTAGAGGCAAGTATAGATCAAACCCGTAATTATGTACTCTTTCAAAGAGTTCTAACGAGGAGCAGAACAACGGGAAATGACGGAGACGATGATTACCGAAGAAAGTATGTATCCAAGCACAAGAGCAAGAACAAAGATCGCAGAAATACGGATCATGATGAAGACGAAAATTACTGAAGAAAGTGCGACTCCAAGCACCACAGAAAGACCAAAGCTCAACAACGGGTCATGATGAAGAAGGCGATTATCAAAGAAATCAATACTCCGTACAAAACAGCAAGAAGAAAGCTTGTTGAGTTTGTTGCACAAGAGACAGAACCTAACATCACTTGCATACTATCAACCATTGTTATACAGAAGAACACTTGACCCACCAAGGCAATAGCTGCAGAAATGAAGATCCAAGAACGGATAACAATCTCATGTAGACTACTTGCGAAACAGAGCGTTAATTTCAAGCATGTAGCTAATGCTACTGCTAACCATAGGGTACAGACTGAGAGAGCAAAAGAATATTTCAAGTTAACGATGACATCTGAACCTGGTATACAAGAAGAATCTGCAATTATGCCAAAAGGATTTGGCCGGAGGAGAACATCACTATTCAATGATATTATCAGAAAGCACAAGCCAAGAATCCCAAAAAACAAGTCGATTCTGATAATTTCATTGATGTCTCTCTTGTATTCTTTAAGATGATTAGTACCTTCGACCTGACTACCTGTTTCTTGATTCACCATCTTCACTTCTTGATCAGAAAGTATTAAGAGTTATGTTGAGATTTGCTAGCTAATTGAGAGAAGGAGAGGGGTGTACTGAATGCTAGCTAGTAATGGCCATGTATAAGCAGAGATGGTGATGCCAAGCCAACAAGAAAACTTATTTCAATTTAACTTCACATGAATTTGAGTTCAACTACTTTCATCAATGTTAATGCTGAGAATGTCATGATCACGGTAATTACCTTCTTATAATAGGCTTTACTTGAGTTCCTAATGTTGCTAAAAATGGTGTAGTTCACATGGAGTGATAAGACTTTTACTTTGGTGTTGGCATTGTTCAATTATCATATCACCCTACTTCCCAGAAGTTTCTTGTAAGAGCTAGTTTGGAAACGCAATGAAAAGCAACTTTTTGAATTTCTGGAAGtaaaaaaattagaaattaaattagaagcaaaagttgaaaatggCTTCGTAAAAGCAAAAACTGATCTCCAAGGTTTTAATCGCACTGCTTCTCTTAGCCATAACTTGGATATATCTTTCTAGGCAAATAACGCAAATTAGAGCAAAAGGTAAAAATAAAGTAACTCAAATTTTCTGGCTAATTTTCTACTTTTTCCTTTATGCCAATCCTCTGATTGAGTTATTCTTGTGAACCCGCCAGTTGGAATCCATTATGTCAGTGAAGTAATGTTACTAGAAATGGAGTGATATTACACTACTTTGATGTTGTATTGAGACTGACAGTGTTCGGATATGTTACCACTtcctagaaaacaaaacaaaactaaacGCAAATGCAAACCCAAACCTTAGAATGGTGTAGTTCACATGGAGTGATCTATTCCATTTATTTTGTTAATAGCCAGAAAATCGCCAATTAATTAGTATTAATGATTCGATTAACTAAGCTAAGTATGGTAATTGATTAAAATGGACTAATAAGTTAATTTATAGTTAGGGTTTAAAAATCAAaaccatttttctttagtttaatGTAATAAATATAGTTGGGAATCCCAAAATTTCCAAACTGTAAGGAAACAAACTGTAACTACCATATACAGTTGAGAACTCCAACTGTAGAGAATCTCAGGGTAAAATACATTATGAAAAATATAGAGTATAACTATTTATGATTGGGTTTTGtaggaataaaatatttttagTAAAATTTAATATTCGGTTGGGACTTGAGAGTTCTTAATTTCCCCACCGTATAGTTGGCTTATCGTTAAGAAATATCGGTTTCCCAACGTATGCAATTCTGAAACTAGTTTCAAAATCCTTAATTGATCAAATCAAACTATTTACACAATCAAAAGCAACAGAAGAATGTGAATATTTTTGTTCTTACCTAATTGAAGTAATCAGTAGCTAAGAATCGGTAATTAGTTGTCTTTGAAGAACAATTAGAAAAGAGACGATCAGGGGCGCGAGCTAAGAATCATGGGAAGGGGTGCAAAAATTTGCTTTGGGTGGAAACAAAAATTTCAAGGGCAGCAAAAATGCAAAAAGAGGCTtgaatattaaaagaaaaaaataatcttaAAAGTTCTAAAATGGGCTTTGGAACCAGCTGGCAGGGGTACAACTGCATACCCTTGCAAtgggctggctccgcccctgaaGACGACGGAGAAAAAGAGAGGAAGAGAGGAccgttttggttttggttttggttttggttttgattttggttttttaatTAGATTTAGGTTGGTTATTCTAGGATAATAAGGTAATACTAAAACTAATGAAATTGTATTTTTGTATTCTTATTAAGTCTTATCATCCCCATTTAGGACATTTAAATCCATATGATCCCTCAAAACCAAAAGCTTGTATCTCTATGAGAGACTTCTTATTCGGTAggaggtgtaaaacgtgtcgtTCCGGCACAGTCCAGCCCACGAAGCCACGTGTTTAGCGTGTTACGTGTTGGGTTGGGCTGTGCCAGAAACTCAGATGTGTTGTGTTATGCCATACTACACAGCTTGTTGTACTGTGCGAGAAGAATAATCGTGTTGTACCGTGCTATGTTGTGCTATTTTATGTTTTCCATAGCaaatatttttagatattttagttagtataTGTATTTTTGTAGAATTTAATCagcataacgaaaataaaatgtcaaaaactcgCTAAAATAAAGGTTTTTTTGTGAAATATGTATGAAATGTGATGTATTGCGTTGTATTTTATGCATGATATGGCGTGCTTTCTTCGCGTGTCATGCTGTGTTGTGTCTCAAATTGTGCCGTGCCGATGTGTCTATTTGTCTGGCATAACACAGAAGCTAACGTGATGTGCCCATGTTGTGGCAGGTCACATGATGTGCCGTATTGTGCTCAAATTTTAACGTGATGTGTTGTGTTATAAACGTGCTGACCCGCCCGATTTACACCTCCAAGAGATTCCCAAGCAACTCATCACCCTTTAATTTCAAACTTGCATTCACTAAGGTGTAGTACGATATGTTATAACTACACCTGAAAATAACAGGTAGGACTAGCCGGTGAACTTTTGACAACTCAATAAGCTGGTAATATGATTTTCTGCACAACATTATTACCTGAGAAAACTGATCTGAAACGCTTTATTTTTTACTCGTTCGCTAACGGTGACATGACATATTTTTGGAACCTTTATTTCCTAACGGCATCCATATACATTAATGGAAATTGATTTTTGCTCAAAAATAATATGAGTGTCcaccaaaaaatatataaaaaaataaatacaaatgcAAAACAAGAAAAACGTATAACCCCACACACCACAGAGACAAGTTCAAAAGCAACTTCTAAGTTTGAACATTTGAACTAATCAACATATTCTGTCTTCCCCTCAATGAAAAGTTAAATAGCGAATAGTAATACAACAATCTTTTACCGTAAACCAATTAAAGCGGTGGCAGATTATTTATCTTTTAATTTAATAGCTTTTCATGGACATGCATGGAGTATTGTATTTTATGACTCAGGAGCATTGCAACTAATAGTGACTGTTGTACTTACTCCCTCCCTAGTCCCTTTCCCTCCCTCTTAATTGCCCTTTAACATCGCGAGCAATAATTCTAAAAGGCAAACACAAACTCTGGCAGATCAAACGGTGCAATTAGATGTAGATGAGCTACACTGAACCCCAAAGTTTATGTGGAATAATTATATGCTTGTGAATTCAAAATTATAGCTTGTAAAACGTCCTTCATATTCCTATCAGATTAGCATGGAACAAACTACATTTCTTAAGTTAGGTCAAGGGACGTCCGGACTATCACAGGAGACATTTATTTGGCTATTAACAAATCTTCCTCTGCAACATGCATGATCATAGCTAGGCCATTGTAACAATACCGGGAAAATATTGCAGAATTATATCCTCAAAGTACCCACATTctagacatcaacaaggataagAGTACATTTTGCAGTGAAACAACAATATCTTCATTCCCATTCTATTTATAAAATAAGAACCACATTTTAACCATCACTGGATTTTCATACATAAAAGAAATTAATTAACAGAGAGCAGCCTAGTGCAAATCAAACCCGTAACATACTCTTTCAAAGAGTTCTAATGGGGAACAGAAAAACGGGAAATGACAAAGAAGATGATTACCAAAGAAAGAACAGCTCCAAGCACAACAGCAAGAACAAAGATCGCAGAAATacggatcaagatgaagatgaagattgctGAAGAAAGCACGGCTCCAAGCACAACAGCAAGACCAAAACTCACCGAAAAACGGGTCATGATGAAGAGGGCAATTATCAAAGAAAGCAATACTCCAAACGCAACAGCAAGAAGAAAGCTTGTTGAGTTTGTTGCACAAGAGACAGAACCTAACATCACTTGCATCCTATCAACCATTGTTATATAGAAGAACACGTGACCGACTAAGGCAATAGCTGCAGAAATGAAGACCCAAACACAGATAACAATCTCATGTAGACTACTTGTGAAACAGAGGGTTAATTTCAAGCATATAGCTAATACTGCTGCTAACCATGAGGCACAGATTGAGATAGCAAAAGAATATTTCAAGTTAACGATGACATCTGAACCTGGTATACAAGATGAATTTGCAATTATGCCAAAAGGATTTGGCCGGAGGAGAACAGTATCTGATGATATCATCAAAAAGTACAAGCCAAGAATCCCTAAAAACAAGCCGTCTTTGATAATATCATTGATATCTCTCTTGTATTCTTTAAGATGGTCAGTACCTTCAACCTCAGTACCTGTTTCTTGATTCGCCATCTTCACTTCTTGATCAGAAAGTCTTAAGAGATATAGAGATAAATTTGTTAATTGAGAGAAGGAGATGGGTGTTCTGAATACTAGTAGCTAGTAATGGCCatgtataaatagagatggaTGCCAAGCTAACAAGAAAATTCATTTCAATTTAATTTCACATGAATTTGAATTCAACTACTTTCATTAATGTTAATGCTGAGAGTGGTTTTACTTGAGTTCCTAGTGTTACTAAAAATGGTGTAGTTCACATGGAGTGACCAGACTTTTGCTTTGGTGTTGCCAGTGTTCAATTATGATATCACCCTACTTCCCAGAAGTTTCTTCTAAGAGATAGTTTGGAAAAGCAATAGCTTTTCGAATTCTGGAAGTAAAAAAAGTTAGAAATTAGGTtgaaagcaaaagttgaaaatgaTTTCTAAAAGTAAAAAACTAATCTGCGGCTTTAGATTAGTTAGGCATATTCTTATTCGTACTTCTTGTCGTGGCCATACCTTGGATCTTTCTTTCTAGCCAAATAACCCAAATTAGAGCAAAAGGTAAAATAAC
This genomic stretch from Papaver somniferum cultivar HN1 chromosome 5, ASM357369v1, whole genome shotgun sequence harbors:
- the LOC113278460 gene encoding WAT1-related protein At5g47470-like, whose protein sequence is MLGSTTTPATNKFFHESVLIVGLIGVQIVYSVYSVIMSNLMALGLSPLFLVIYCSFATSLFLFPLCVYFERSKWPKEFSTKLLGQLLLISFGGVTLFQSLLLVGVKKTSPAIACAMPNLAPGIIFVIAWALRFEKVNLSCMYSKVKILGTCICVIGAITMSIFYAPGATSESTSPNDEINEEVKLVGIICLMTAILVLSCVVVLQAATLGDFPAPMTLCAITSFAGAILTAVVKMVEERGLVTANNIVRTGDLVGYAILGGIVSGACTSFNAWAMKRKGPVYVSTFNPIGTVSSVILSALTLGDSVSLGSVCGMFMMFTGLYFVLWAKKKENVVGSDDVSVLPKSYESEKPLLC